In Desulfotignum phosphitoxidans DSM 13687, a single window of DNA contains:
- a CDS encoding RnfABCDGE type electron transport complex subunit D, translated as MNNTKLTVSHAPFWHDGDSLFQMNLNILLALLPAAVYGIIQFGAPALGVMALSTSCAMLWEIVVNRVAKQSFTIGDLDAAVIGLLFGMMLPAVTPWWLIVVGTFVAVVIGKSIFGGIGANPFHPALVGMAVLMLSWKLFFDFDTAYVNYLFDFTALTPLAAVKSQGAGAADLFSLSDLIWGREFGGAGTTFGLGLIIGGIYLILRGYIRWELSISFIAGILITAAIFYLSSPDNYAGPLFHLFSGYTLLGAFFLITENSSSPVNRIPMLIYGFLGGFMIILMRNVGSYADGTVLAILLVNLVNPLVDNIRPKALGRGINNA; from the coding sequence ATGAATAATACCAAACTCACCGTTTCCCATGCACCGTTCTGGCATGACGGAGACAGCCTGTTCCAAATGAACCTGAACATCCTTCTGGCCCTGCTGCCCGCTGCAGTATACGGCATCATCCAATTCGGGGCACCGGCCCTGGGTGTCATGGCGCTGTCAACCTCCTGCGCCATGCTCTGGGAAATTGTGGTAAACCGTGTTGCCAAACAATCTTTTACCATCGGTGATCTGGATGCGGCGGTCATCGGGCTGCTGTTCGGCATGATGCTGCCGGCCGTTACCCCCTGGTGGCTGATTGTGGTGGGTACTTTTGTGGCCGTGGTGATCGGCAAATCAATTTTCGGCGGCATCGGTGCCAACCCCTTTCATCCTGCCCTGGTAGGCATGGCCGTGCTCATGCTTTCCTGGAAACTATTTTTTGATTTTGACACGGCTTATGTGAATTATCTGTTTGATTTTACCGCGCTGACCCCTCTGGCAGCCGTAAAATCTCAAGGGGCGGGTGCTGCTGACCTGTTTTCGCTTTCAGACCTGATCTGGGGCAGAGAATTTGGCGGGGCCGGGACCACGTTTGGTCTGGGGCTGATCATCGGCGGTATTTACCTGATACTGCGGGGATATATCAGATGGGAACTTTCCATATCATTTATAGCCGGGATCCTGATCACAGCCGCTATTTTTTATCTGTCCAGTCCGGATAACTATGCCGGCCCCCTGTTTCACCTTTTCTCCGGCTACACGCTGCTGGGGGCTTTTTTCCTGATCACTGAAAACTCATCATCGCCTGTGAACCGGATACCCATGCTCATCTATGGGTTTCTGGGCGGATTCATGATTATCCTCATGAGGAATGTGGGATCCTATGCAGACGGCACAGTCCTGGCCATTCTGCTGGTCAACCTTGTAAACCCCCTGGTGGACAATATCAGACCGAAAGCTTTGGGAAGGGGAATAAACAATGCGTGA